The stretch of DNA GAGGGGACTTGGGAAGCCCGAATATCAGACGATGTTCGCGTTCACCGGCTGCCCGACGGCACGATCGCCGCGTGGAATCGATTTGCGCCCTCTGTCGTTCTGATCCCCGAGCGCAGGTGGGCCGCACTCTGCGACCTCGCAGCGGGGCGACCTTGCACCGGCGAGGGAATCGACGACGAGACGCTCCAGCATCTGGTGGAACGCGGCATTCTTGTCGAGGGCTGCCGAGAGTCATGCGCCGCGCGGTTCGACAACGATGTGCTCAACGCGCTGGACGATCTTGATCGTGAGTCGGCGACGTTTCTCGCCAACCGAGAGCCATACAGTAGTCTTCACATAACGAACCAAGCGTGCAACTTGGGATGTCCATACTGCGTGTCGCGATACGCGAGGCAACGGGAGGACGGCCTGCGGCACGATGGCGGAGACTCCGCGCGGTGGACGGCCATCGTCCAGATCCTAGACCAGTTCCTTGGGCGCAAGCGCGCGGACCGCGCGACCGCGACGCTCATCGACTTCAATGGTGGGGAGTTTCTCCTTGAATGGGACCTCTTGACGCGCGTCGTGCGCCACGCCGAGTCCAGGTTCCCCGATGTCCGGATTCACTACGCGCTGAACAGCAACATGACGTTGATGGGCGGCGACAAAGCAGAGTTCCTAGCAAGGCGCGGCTTCAGAGTGTACGCGAGCATCGATGGCTACCGACGCGTGCATGATAGATCCCGGACCTACAAGAACGGACGAGGCTCCTTCGAAGAAGTAATGCGCGGCATCAGAACGTACAATGCACACCGCCCGCCTACCCCGGTTGGCGGATTTCAGGGGACCATAAACGACTTTCGCGATTTCGACGTGGCGGCCCTATTCCGGATGAGTCGGCTCGGATTTCGAGAAGCTAGACTCAGCCCGAACCTGCTCGGCGTCACGGAAGAAGAAGCGGGCCGCCGTGCGGACGTCGTGACGAAGCTGTTCGAAACTGGTTTGAACAGAAAACTGGCTTATGTCGACGTCTACTTTGGCTCAGCGAAGACAGTAATGAACCTAGATCCATACCGCTTCTTCTTTCCCTGTATCGGTCTTTCGGCCACGCCGACACGCGGGCTAACCGTCAACGTGGACGCGCTCACCGTTTCCCATCT from bacterium encodes:
- a CDS encoding radical SAM protein; this encodes MVEGTWEARISDDVRVHRLPDGTIAAWNRFAPSVVLIPERRWAALCDLAAGRPCTGEGIDDETLQHLVERGILVEGCRESCAARFDNDVLNALDDLDRESATFLANREPYSSLHITNQACNLGCPYCVSRYARQREDGLRHDGGDSARWTAIVQILDQFLGRKRADRATATLIDFNGGEFLLEWDLLTRVVRHAESRFPDVRIHYALNSNMTLMGGDKAEFLARRGFRVYASIDGYRRVHDRSRTYKNGRGSFEEVMRGIRTYNAHRPPTPVGGFQGTINDFRDFDVAALFRMSRLGFREARLSPNLLGVTEEEAGRRADVVTKLFETGLNRKLAYVDVYFGSAKTVMNLDPYRFFFPCIGLSATPTRGLTVNVDALTVSHLCGFASNGAVPWSEMHGDIYNPAAWIAARAFIRRRYETLRTSCRGCDVVGVCRTGCVLTGLDSANEINRAACAYQRRMWRNTLELAFRRVDGRKKARGPRRQLSARGGE